One genomic region from Xylocopa sonorina isolate GNS202 chromosome 8, iyXylSono1_principal, whole genome shotgun sequence encodes:
- the LOC143426261 gene encoding homeotic protein female sterile isoform X4 — MSERNEAKMQQVDTISQNNSTSAPGKASTTPAAPTKEPPPRDEPPVEPVNGVVQPPVVPPPNRPGRVTNQLQFLQKGVLKPVWKHQFAWPFQQPVDAKKLNLPDYHKIIKQPMDLGTIKKRLENTYYWSGKECIQDFNTMFTNCYVYNKPGEDVVVMAQALEKLFLTKVAQMPKEEVELEPPVPKGPKGKKAGRVGAPVGGVAGSAGGTGRGRPSSGAAAVTSSVPNSLTPSATSAGTTGVIPMPPLGTQAPASVPGSTNTTTIAPPSSMGVTPMATHNSLPQQVVPPTSGYHAQPAMDPQAASAVPPPPQVPTAPTVMPPSQPAKLKKGVKRKADTTTPTANSFEPLYKLDPKNAKIPTRRESGRQIKKPTRQAEDGLVPFHQANMPLMGTMTQQPQHTTGKSKEKLSEALKSCNEILKELFSKKHSGYAWPFYKPVDAELLGLHDYHDIIKKPMDLGTVKTKMDNREYKTAQEFASDVRLIFTNCYKYNPPDHDVVAMARKLQDVFEMRYAKIPDEPMASMVGMKGSSSSASSSGSESSSESDDSDEERTQKLVALQQELKAMQEQMRKLVEESGKKKSKKKKPDKSKSRPMSNKSGSLVASHTGAMKELLKPSGGIPSVSDSVGASIASVAMGAGDLKMPGGMGGDLHHPAIAVGPNKTHATGSMSHHLPTAANAKQKGKGRGPGKAATTNTANKRPKANSRSAGTKKKNASSQPPPITFDSEDEDNAKPMSYDEKRQLSLDINKLPGDKLGRVVHIIQSREPSLRDSNPDEIEIDFETLKPSTLRELENYVASCLRKKPHKKVSGKSKDEQMAEKKQELEKRLQDVTGQLGNVKKTAKKEDSSKSVDVVGSGGASGPRLSASSSSSSDSDSSSSSLSSSSSDSSDSEAGNSSNRPPRKKTKKSTPNTGPSATTTTVTPAPTLNHTGGLLMNSQPPTNSTGPITKPAVTQPSNISSEQGGNSQQSVAVAAVTVGQGMPVASHASMPAQPQRSTAMATAASVKKPTPPPPTTSNPPTPSVSVPTPPPSITPTNTNSIVASPVVPQPPQPPTSVSSFSNANTPVPTDGTTLSQQSDLLQPYSTLAPVPTTQTSLEQTMSLKKKSHIPMIQTPHTTTNNTNLNLLSDVKTPINMMPTSMASNLNLGNIAMANLNMNLPQGLAATHMSMHNQLENMINTTSPLTNIQNSHNATMSQQHSNGFSNIKRENSPPNMLNNNGIPGLNMGMNMGGMGSIFDPMSIVSMPMQISQMPLKKEEKSVPISQPQMPQKPMDAGALFAEMSAGMPPMGNHSSSQLMSEKKMTPPDSKNPVSNFASAFKNKTVEQNVKNASSWSSLAQASSPQSAAGSSMKSAAQDSFQAFKKQAKEKQDRQRALLEQQEMRRQQKEQAERERLRQENERRREREEEDALDKVRKTVSDQQGSVMTANSGTEEVKAIVDTDSSSPSHSSSQDKAAAERERQRLREQERRRREAMAGQIDMNLQSDLMAAFEESL; from the exons ATGTCGGAAAG AAACGAAGCCAAGATGCAGCAGGTGGACACTATCTCGCAAAATAATTCT ACAAGTGCACCTGGTAAGGCATCGACTACACCAGCAGCTCCTACGAAGGAACCACCACCACGTGATGAACCACCCGTGGAACCGGTGAATGGTGTAGTCCAACCACCTGTTGTGCCACCACCTAATCGCCCAGGACGTGTTACCAATCAACTACAATTTCTTCAAAAGGGGGTACTCAAGCCAGTATGGAAGCATCAATTTGCGTGGCCTTTTCAGCAACCTGTAGATGCCAAAAAACTAAATCTGCCA GACTATCACAAAATTATAAAACAACCAATGGATCTGGGCACAATCAAAAAACGTTTAGAAAATACATATTATTGGAGTGGGAAAGAATGTATTCAAGATTTCAATACAATGTTTACCAACTGTTACGTTTACAACAAACCAGGGGAAGATGTAGTGGTTATGGCACAAGCTTTGGAAAAGTTGTTTCTTACAAAG GTTGCACAAATGCCAAAAGAAGAGGTAGAACTCGAACCTCCAGTTCCAAAGGGACCCAAAGGCAAAAAGGCTGGCAGAGTTGGTGCACCAGTAGGCGGTGTTGCGGGAAGTGCAGGAGGTACTGGTCGAGGTCGACCTTCCTCTGGTGCAGCTGCGGTCACTTCCAGCGTACCAAATAGCCTAACGCCTTCGGCCACATCGGCTGGGACAACGGGCGTAATCCCCATGCCACCTCTTGGCACTCAAGCACCTGCGTCTGTACCTGGGAGCACTAATACGACTACTATTGCTCCTCCATCAAGCATGGGAGTGACTCCCATGGCTACTCATAACTCTCTGCCTCAACAAGTGGTCCCTCCAACCAGCGGGTACCATGCACAACCAGCAATGGACCCGCAAGCAGCTTCTGCTGTACCCCCTCCTCCACAAGTACCTACTGCGCCTACGGTAATGCCTCCATCCCAGCCAGCAAAACTTAAAAAGGGGGTGAAGAGAAAGGCGGATACTACAACTCCTACTGCAAATTCTTTCGAACCTTTATACAAACTGGATCCTAAAAATGCCAAAATACCGACGAGGCGGGAATCTGGCAGACAAATAAAGAAG CCAACGAGGCAAGCGGAAGACGGCTTAGTGCCTTTCCACCAGGCCAACATGCCCCTGATGGGGACAATGACCCAACAG CCTCAACATACCACTGGAAAGTCGAAAGAGAAACTTTCAGAAGCTCTGAAGTCTTGTAATGAGATTCTGAAGGAATTGTTCTCAAAGAAACATTCG GGTTACGCATGGCCCTTTTACAAACCAGTCGACGCAGAACTCCTAGGCCTTCACGATTATCACGACATTATCAAGAAACCAATGGATCTTGGTACTGTCAAG ACAAAAATGGACAATCGTGAATATAAAACAGCACAAGAGTTTGCTAGTGATGTGCGACTCATATTTACAAATTGTTATAAATATAATCCTCCTGACCACGACGTTGTTGCAATGGCAAGGAAACTACAAGATGTGTTTGAAATGAG GTATGCGAAAATTCCGGATGAACCAATGGCAAGTATGGTAGGCATGAAAGGTAGCAGTAGTAGTGCCAGTAGTTCCGGGTCTGAAAGTTCTTCCGAGAGTGATGATTCGGACGAAGAACGTACCCAAAAATTGGTCGCTTTACAGCAGGAG CTGAAAGCTATGCAAGAACAAATGAGGAAATTAGTGGAAGAAAGTGGTAAGAAGAAGAGTAAAAAGAAGAAACCTGATAAGTCGAAATCAAGGCCAATGAGCAATAAGAGTGGTAGTCTTGTTGCCAGTCATACTGGTGCCATGAAAGAACTATTGAAACCTAGTGGTGGAATCCCAAGCGTCTCTGATAGTGTTGGTGCTAGCATAGCGAGTGTTGCCATGGGGGCAGGTGATTTGAAAATGCCTGGTGGTATGGGTGGTGACCTTCATCATCCCGCTATAGCGGTAGGACCTAACAAAACTCATGCAACAGGAAGCATGAGTCATCATCTGCCAACGGCGGCGAACGCTAAGCAGAAGGGTAAAGGAAGAGGGCCTGGAAAAGCTGCGACGACAAACACTGCGAATAAAAGGCCGAAAGCGAACAGTAGATCAGCtggaacgaagaagaagaacgcgAGTAGTCAACCACCTCCAATTACATTTGACTCAGAGGATGAAGACAATGCCAAACCAATGTCTTACGATGAAAAGAGGCAACTTAGTTTGGATATCAATAAATTACCTG GAGATAAATTAGGACGAGTTGTGCATATAATACAATCTCGAGAGCCTTCATTAAGGGATTCCAATCCAGATGAGATTGAAATCGATTTCGAAACGTTAAAACCATCCACATTGAGGGAATTAGAAAACTATGTCGCATCGTGTCTTAGAAAAAAGCCAC ATAAAAAAGTCAGTGGTAAATCTAAGGACGAACAAATGGCAGAGAAAAAGCAGGAGTTAGAGAAAAGGTTACAGGATGTTACAGGGCAATTAGGCAATGTTAAGAAAACCGCTAAGAAAG AGGACAGTAGTAAGTCAGTCGATGTAGTTGGAAGTGGAGGAGCTAGTGGGCCGCGATTGTCAGCGTCAAGCAGTAGTAGCAGTGATAGTGATTCCAGCAGTAGTTCACTTTCTTCGAGCTCCAGTGATTCGAGCGACAGTGAAGCAG GGAACTCTTCCAATCGGCCGCCAAGAAAGAAAACAAAGAAGAGCACACCAAATACGGGACCTTCTGCGACGACAACCACTGTTACACCG GCACCTACATTGAATCATACCGGAGGTCTTTTAATGAACAGTCAACCCCCAACAAATTCTACGGGACCAATAACAAAACCAGCTGTAACCCAACCTAGCAATATTTCTTCAGAACAAG gTGGTAACAGTCAACAATCCGTGGCAGTAGCAGCTGTTACAGTTGGTCAGGGAATGCCTGTAGCGAGTCACGCGTCTATGCCCGCGCAACCACAACGATCTACAGCCATGGCTACTGCTGCCTCTGTAAAAAAGCCTACACCACCGCCACCAACTACATCTAATCCACCAACGCCATCGGTTTCTGTACCAACTCCACCACCAAGTATTACGCCTACAAATACGAATTCTATAGTAGCTTCACCGGTTGTGCCTCAGCCACCACAGCCACCTACATCCGTTAGTTCCTTTTCGAATGCAAACACACCTGTACCCACAGATGGGACAACATTAAGTCAACAGTCAGATCTTTTGCAACCATATAGTACTCTAG CTCCTGTGCCTACTACGCAAACATCGTTGGAACAAACGatgtcgttaaaaaaaaaatcgcacATACCAATGATTCAAACACCTCATACAACAACTAATAACACCAACTTGAATTTACTGTCTGATGTAAAAACACCAATTAATATGATGCCTACGAGTATGGCGTCCAATTTAAATTTGGGGAATATAGCGATGGCCAATTTGAATATGAATTTACCACAAGGATTGGCGGCCACGCATATGTCGATGCACAACCAACTGGAAAATATGATAAACACAACTTCGCCATTGACTAATATACAAAATTCCCATAATGCTACGATGTCGCAGCAGCATTCCAATGGTTTTTCTAATATTAAGCGTGAGAATTCTCCGCCTAATATGTTGAATAATAATGGTATACCTGGTCTTAACATGGGAATGAACATGGGCGGAATGGGCTCGATCTTCGATCCAATGTCCATTGTCTCTATGCCGATGCAAATATCTCAAATGCCACTTAAGAAGGAAGAGAAATCGGTACCCATTTCTCAACCGCAAATGCCTCAGAAGCCTATGGATG CCGGAGCTCTTTTTGCAGAAATGAGTGCAGGAATGCCGCCGATGGGCAATCATTCGAGTTCGCAGCTTATGTCCGAAAAGAAGATGACGCCACCCGACTCGAAAAATCCCGTGTCGAACTTCGCATCAGCCTTTAAAAATAAG ACTGTAGAACAGAATGTGAAGAATGCTTCATCGTGGTCATCTTTGGCACAAGCATCAAGTCCTCAATCTGCGGCAGGAAGTAGCATGAAGAGTGCTGCACAGGATTCATTCCAAGCATTCAAAAAACAGGCGAAGGAGAAACAAGATAGG CAAAGAGCACTATTGGAACAGCAAGAAATGCGTAGACAACAGAAGGAGCAAGCGGAACGAGAACGTTTGCGGCAAGAGAATGAGAGAAGAAGAGAACGGGAAGAAGAGGACGCGTTAGACAAAGTTAGAAAAACCGTCAGCGACCAACAAGGGAGCGTTATGACCGCCAATTCAGGGACAGAGGAAGTCAAAGCCATTGTCGACACCGATAGCAGTAGTCCAAGTCATTCATCCAGTCAAGACAAGGCCGCGGCGGAAAGAGAACGTCAAAGGCTACGAGAGCAAGAACGAAGACGCCGCGAAGCG ATGGCTGGGCAAATTGACATGAACTTGCAAAGTGATTTGATGGCTGCGTTTGAGGAATCGTTATAA
- the LOC143426261 gene encoding homeotic protein female sterile isoform X2, producing the protein MSERNEAKMQQVDTISQNNSLDVEERERLCNIPKTSAPGKASTTPAAPTKEPPPRDEPPVEPVNGVVQPPVVPPPNRPGRVTNQLQFLQKGVLKPVWKHQFAWPFQQPVDAKKLNLPDYHKIIKQPMDLGTIKKRLENTYYWSGKECIQDFNTMFTNCYVYNKPGEDVVVMAQALEKLFLTKVAQMPKEEVELEPPVPKGPKGKKAGRVGAPVGGVAGSAGGTGRGRPSSGAAAVTSSVPNSLTPSATSAGTTGVIPMPPLGTQAPASVPGSTNTTTIAPPSSMGVTPMATHNSLPQQVVPPTSGYHAQPAMDPQAASAVPPPPQVPTAPTVMPPSQPAKLKKGVKRKADTTTPTANSFEPLYKLDPKNAKIPTRRESGRQIKKPTRQAEDGLVPFHQANMPLMGTMTQQPQHTTGKSKEKLSEALKSCNEILKELFSKKHSGYAWPFYKPVDAELLGLHDYHDIIKKPMDLGTVKTKMDNREYKTAQEFASDVRLIFTNCYKYNPPDHDVVAMARKLQDVFEMRYAKIPDEPMASMVGMKGSSSSASSSGSESSSESDDSDEERTQKLVALQQELKAMQEQMRKLVEESGKKKSKKKKPDKSKSRPMSNKSGSLVASHTGAMKELLKPSGGIPSVSDSVGASIASVAMGAGDLKMPGGMGGDLHHPAIAVGPNKTHATGSMSHHLPTAANAKQKGKGRGPGKAATTNTANKRPKANSRSAGTKKKNASSQPPPITFDSEDEDNAKPMSYDEKRQLSLDINKLPGDKLGRVVHIIQSREPSLRDSNPDEIEIDFETLKPSTLRELENYVASCLRKKPHKKVSGKSKDEQMAEKKQELEKRLQDVTGQLGNVKKTAKKEDSSKSVDVVGSGGASGPRLSASSSSSSDSDSSSSSLSSSSSDSSDSEAGNSSNRPPRKKTKKSTPNTGPSATTTTVTPAPTLNHTGGLLMNSQPPTNSTGPITKPAVTQPSNISSEQGGNSQQSVAVAAVTVGQGMPVASHASMPAQPQRSTAMATAASVKKPTPPPPTTSNPPTPSVSVPTPPPSITPTNTNSIVASPVVPQPPQPPTSVSSFSNANTPVPTDGTTLSQQSDLLQPYSTLAPVPTTQTSLEQTMSLKKKSHIPMIQTPHTTTNNTNLNLLSDVKTPINMMPTSMASNLNLGNIAMANLNMNLPQGLAATHMSMHNQLENMINTTSPLTNIQNSHNATMSQQHSNGFSNIKRENSPPNMLNNNGIPGLNMGMNMGGMGSIFDPMSIVSMPMQISQMPLKKEEKSVPISQPQMPQKPMDEMSAGMPPMGNHSSSQLMSEKKMTPPDSKNPVSNFASAFKNKTVEQNVKNASSWSSLAQASSPQSAAGSSMKSAAQDSFQAFKKQAKEKQDRQRALLEQQEMRRQQKEQAERERLRQENERRREREEEDALDKVRKTVSDQQGSVMTANSGTEEVKAIVDTDSSSPSHSSSQDKAAAERERQRLREQERRRREAMAGQIDMNLQSDLMAAFEESL; encoded by the exons ATGTCGGAAAG AAACGAAGCCAAGATGCAGCAGGTGGACACTATCTCGCAAAATAATTCT TTAGATGTGGAGGAGCGAGAAAGGCTGTGTAATATACCGAAG ACAAGTGCACCTGGTAAGGCATCGACTACACCAGCAGCTCCTACGAAGGAACCACCACCACGTGATGAACCACCCGTGGAACCGGTGAATGGTGTAGTCCAACCACCTGTTGTGCCACCACCTAATCGCCCAGGACGTGTTACCAATCAACTACAATTTCTTCAAAAGGGGGTACTCAAGCCAGTATGGAAGCATCAATTTGCGTGGCCTTTTCAGCAACCTGTAGATGCCAAAAAACTAAATCTGCCA GACTATCACAAAATTATAAAACAACCAATGGATCTGGGCACAATCAAAAAACGTTTAGAAAATACATATTATTGGAGTGGGAAAGAATGTATTCAAGATTTCAATACAATGTTTACCAACTGTTACGTTTACAACAAACCAGGGGAAGATGTAGTGGTTATGGCACAAGCTTTGGAAAAGTTGTTTCTTACAAAG GTTGCACAAATGCCAAAAGAAGAGGTAGAACTCGAACCTCCAGTTCCAAAGGGACCCAAAGGCAAAAAGGCTGGCAGAGTTGGTGCACCAGTAGGCGGTGTTGCGGGAAGTGCAGGAGGTACTGGTCGAGGTCGACCTTCCTCTGGTGCAGCTGCGGTCACTTCCAGCGTACCAAATAGCCTAACGCCTTCGGCCACATCGGCTGGGACAACGGGCGTAATCCCCATGCCACCTCTTGGCACTCAAGCACCTGCGTCTGTACCTGGGAGCACTAATACGACTACTATTGCTCCTCCATCAAGCATGGGAGTGACTCCCATGGCTACTCATAACTCTCTGCCTCAACAAGTGGTCCCTCCAACCAGCGGGTACCATGCACAACCAGCAATGGACCCGCAAGCAGCTTCTGCTGTACCCCCTCCTCCACAAGTACCTACTGCGCCTACGGTAATGCCTCCATCCCAGCCAGCAAAACTTAAAAAGGGGGTGAAGAGAAAGGCGGATACTACAACTCCTACTGCAAATTCTTTCGAACCTTTATACAAACTGGATCCTAAAAATGCCAAAATACCGACGAGGCGGGAATCTGGCAGACAAATAAAGAAG CCAACGAGGCAAGCGGAAGACGGCTTAGTGCCTTTCCACCAGGCCAACATGCCCCTGATGGGGACAATGACCCAACAG CCTCAACATACCACTGGAAAGTCGAAAGAGAAACTTTCAGAAGCTCTGAAGTCTTGTAATGAGATTCTGAAGGAATTGTTCTCAAAGAAACATTCG GGTTACGCATGGCCCTTTTACAAACCAGTCGACGCAGAACTCCTAGGCCTTCACGATTATCACGACATTATCAAGAAACCAATGGATCTTGGTACTGTCAAG ACAAAAATGGACAATCGTGAATATAAAACAGCACAAGAGTTTGCTAGTGATGTGCGACTCATATTTACAAATTGTTATAAATATAATCCTCCTGACCACGACGTTGTTGCAATGGCAAGGAAACTACAAGATGTGTTTGAAATGAG GTATGCGAAAATTCCGGATGAACCAATGGCAAGTATGGTAGGCATGAAAGGTAGCAGTAGTAGTGCCAGTAGTTCCGGGTCTGAAAGTTCTTCCGAGAGTGATGATTCGGACGAAGAACGTACCCAAAAATTGGTCGCTTTACAGCAGGAG CTGAAAGCTATGCAAGAACAAATGAGGAAATTAGTGGAAGAAAGTGGTAAGAAGAAGAGTAAAAAGAAGAAACCTGATAAGTCGAAATCAAGGCCAATGAGCAATAAGAGTGGTAGTCTTGTTGCCAGTCATACTGGTGCCATGAAAGAACTATTGAAACCTAGTGGTGGAATCCCAAGCGTCTCTGATAGTGTTGGTGCTAGCATAGCGAGTGTTGCCATGGGGGCAGGTGATTTGAAAATGCCTGGTGGTATGGGTGGTGACCTTCATCATCCCGCTATAGCGGTAGGACCTAACAAAACTCATGCAACAGGAAGCATGAGTCATCATCTGCCAACGGCGGCGAACGCTAAGCAGAAGGGTAAAGGAAGAGGGCCTGGAAAAGCTGCGACGACAAACACTGCGAATAAAAGGCCGAAAGCGAACAGTAGATCAGCtggaacgaagaagaagaacgcgAGTAGTCAACCACCTCCAATTACATTTGACTCAGAGGATGAAGACAATGCCAAACCAATGTCTTACGATGAAAAGAGGCAACTTAGTTTGGATATCAATAAATTACCTG GAGATAAATTAGGACGAGTTGTGCATATAATACAATCTCGAGAGCCTTCATTAAGGGATTCCAATCCAGATGAGATTGAAATCGATTTCGAAACGTTAAAACCATCCACATTGAGGGAATTAGAAAACTATGTCGCATCGTGTCTTAGAAAAAAGCCAC ATAAAAAAGTCAGTGGTAAATCTAAGGACGAACAAATGGCAGAGAAAAAGCAGGAGTTAGAGAAAAGGTTACAGGATGTTACAGGGCAATTAGGCAATGTTAAGAAAACCGCTAAGAAAG AGGACAGTAGTAAGTCAGTCGATGTAGTTGGAAGTGGAGGAGCTAGTGGGCCGCGATTGTCAGCGTCAAGCAGTAGTAGCAGTGATAGTGATTCCAGCAGTAGTTCACTTTCTTCGAGCTCCAGTGATTCGAGCGACAGTGAAGCAG GGAACTCTTCCAATCGGCCGCCAAGAAAGAAAACAAAGAAGAGCACACCAAATACGGGACCTTCTGCGACGACAACCACTGTTACACCG GCACCTACATTGAATCATACCGGAGGTCTTTTAATGAACAGTCAACCCCCAACAAATTCTACGGGACCAATAACAAAACCAGCTGTAACCCAACCTAGCAATATTTCTTCAGAACAAG gTGGTAACAGTCAACAATCCGTGGCAGTAGCAGCTGTTACAGTTGGTCAGGGAATGCCTGTAGCGAGTCACGCGTCTATGCCCGCGCAACCACAACGATCTACAGCCATGGCTACTGCTGCCTCTGTAAAAAAGCCTACACCACCGCCACCAACTACATCTAATCCACCAACGCCATCGGTTTCTGTACCAACTCCACCACCAAGTATTACGCCTACAAATACGAATTCTATAGTAGCTTCACCGGTTGTGCCTCAGCCACCACAGCCACCTACATCCGTTAGTTCCTTTTCGAATGCAAACACACCTGTACCCACAGATGGGACAACATTAAGTCAACAGTCAGATCTTTTGCAACCATATAGTACTCTAG CTCCTGTGCCTACTACGCAAACATCGTTGGAACAAACGatgtcgttaaaaaaaaaatcgcacATACCAATGATTCAAACACCTCATACAACAACTAATAACACCAACTTGAATTTACTGTCTGATGTAAAAACACCAATTAATATGATGCCTACGAGTATGGCGTCCAATTTAAATTTGGGGAATATAGCGATGGCCAATTTGAATATGAATTTACCACAAGGATTGGCGGCCACGCATATGTCGATGCACAACCAACTGGAAAATATGATAAACACAACTTCGCCATTGACTAATATACAAAATTCCCATAATGCTACGATGTCGCAGCAGCATTCCAATGGTTTTTCTAATATTAAGCGTGAGAATTCTCCGCCTAATATGTTGAATAATAATGGTATACCTGGTCTTAACATGGGAATGAACATGGGCGGAATGGGCTCGATCTTCGATCCAATGTCCATTGTCTCTATGCCGATGCAAATATCTCAAATGCCACTTAAGAAGGAAGAGAAATCGGTACCCATTTCTCAACCGCAAATGCCTCAGAAGCCTATGGATG AAATGAGTGCAGGAATGCCGCCGATGGGCAATCATTCGAGTTCGCAGCTTATGTCCGAAAAGAAGATGACGCCACCCGACTCGAAAAATCCCGTGTCGAACTTCGCATCAGCCTTTAAAAATAAG ACTGTAGAACAGAATGTGAAGAATGCTTCATCGTGGTCATCTTTGGCACAAGCATCAAGTCCTCAATCTGCGGCAGGAAGTAGCATGAAGAGTGCTGCACAGGATTCATTCCAAGCATTCAAAAAACAGGCGAAGGAGAAACAAGATAGG CAAAGAGCACTATTGGAACAGCAAGAAATGCGTAGACAACAGAAGGAGCAAGCGGAACGAGAACGTTTGCGGCAAGAGAATGAGAGAAGAAGAGAACGGGAAGAAGAGGACGCGTTAGACAAAGTTAGAAAAACCGTCAGCGACCAACAAGGGAGCGTTATGACCGCCAATTCAGGGACAGAGGAAGTCAAAGCCATTGTCGACACCGATAGCAGTAGTCCAAGTCATTCATCCAGTCAAGACAAGGCCGCGGCGGAAAGAGAACGTCAAAGGCTACGAGAGCAAGAACGAAGACGCCGCGAAGCG ATGGCTGGGCAAATTGACATGAACTTGCAAAGTGATTTGATGGCTGCGTTTGAGGAATCGTTATAA